A window of Cohnella herbarum contains these coding sequences:
- a CDS encoding MOSC domain-containing protein, with protein sequence MIVGSVREMFRYPVKSFAGERLESECNIEQYGLFGDRLHAFVDEKKEGWNSFITARGIPAMLNYRAIIEENSFEEGEPCVVVTAPDGKQYRWDEELLQEIQRLARVKISMKKYKTGSGEGTGIDDSHILIVTDRSLLHLEALWGKELDPRRFRANLIVSLNDQEGGEAEWIGKQLIIGSAEFRIDKGCERCSMITLHPDSLERDSSLLKVVNNELQLTFGVYASVVRTGVIAIGDEVRMTNP encoded by the coding sequence ATGATCGTCGGCAGTGTTCGCGAGATGTTCCGGTATCCCGTCAAATCTTTTGCGGGGGAACGGCTGGAATCGGAATGCAACATTGAACAATACGGGCTATTCGGCGATCGCCTCCATGCTTTCGTTGACGAGAAGAAGGAAGGCTGGAATAGCTTTATTACCGCGAGGGGAATCCCCGCGATGTTGAACTACCGCGCGATCATCGAGGAGAATAGCTTCGAAGAAGGGGAGCCATGCGTTGTAGTGACGGCTCCGGACGGGAAGCAATATCGTTGGGACGAAGAACTTCTTCAGGAAATACAGCGATTAGCTCGCGTGAAAATAAGCATGAAGAAATATAAGACGGGAAGCGGAGAGGGGACCGGGATCGACGACAGCCATATTCTGATCGTAACGGATCGTTCGCTTCTCCATCTCGAAGCGCTATGGGGGAAGGAGCTGGATCCGCGCCGATTCAGAGCGAATCTCATCGTATCGCTTAACGATCAAGAGGGGGGAGAAGCAGAATGGATCGGCAAGCAGTTGATCATCGGAAGCGCAGAGTTTCGGATCGATAAGGGCTGCGAGCGCTGCTCGATGATTACATTACATCCGGATTCGCTGGAACGGGATTCTTCGTTGCTGAAAGTCGTCAACAATGAATTGCAACTCACCTTCGGCGTATATGCTTCTGTCGTAAGAACGGGTGTAATCGCGATTGGGGACGAGGTTCGGATGACGAATCCGTAA
- a CDS encoding carbohydrate ABC transporter permease codes for MVERYSRGRVAFVAFNYIFLTLMAAICLMPLIHVLAVSFSSSQAAAAGYVKLWPVQFTFRSYEFVSSKKEFLDSMLITLQRVGIGVSLNMLLTVLIAYPLSKETSAFRSRTVYAWIFVFTILFGGGLIPLYMMVKDTMILDSIWALVLPGAVPVFNVILMLNFFRGLPKDLEEAAYIDGAGHLTVLWKIYIPLSMASLATVTLFSTVGHWNAWFDGLIFMNSPADYPLQSYLQTVVIQQDLSMFSVKSMERYSEINDQTAKSAQIFLGALPILLLYPFLQRFFIKGIVLGSVKE; via the coding sequence ATGGTAGAACGCTACTCCCGCGGCAGAGTCGCTTTCGTCGCGTTTAACTATATCTTTTTGACCTTGATGGCTGCGATTTGCTTAATGCCATTAATTCATGTGCTGGCTGTTTCATTCAGTTCAAGCCAGGCCGCGGCAGCCGGATACGTCAAGCTGTGGCCCGTTCAGTTCACTTTCAGAAGCTACGAATTCGTAAGCAGCAAAAAAGAATTTCTCGATTCGATGTTGATCACGTTGCAACGGGTCGGCATCGGCGTGTCTCTGAACATGCTGCTCACAGTTCTTATCGCCTATCCATTATCCAAGGAGACGTCAGCTTTCCGTTCCAGAACGGTTTACGCATGGATATTCGTTTTTACGATTTTATTCGGCGGCGGACTGATCCCCTTATACATGATGGTGAAAGACACGATGATCTTGGATTCGATCTGGGCTCTCGTGCTGCCCGGAGCCGTTCCCGTCTTCAACGTTATCCTTATGCTGAATTTTTTCCGCGGGTTGCCGAAGGATTTGGAAGAAGCGGCCTATATCGACGGAGCGGGGCACCTGACCGTACTGTGGAAGATATACATCCCTCTCTCCATGGCCTCACTGGCGACAGTAACATTATTCTCGACCGTCGGCCATTGGAATGCCTGGTTCGACGGCTTGATCTTCATGAACTCTCCTGCGGATTATCCTTTGCAGAGCTATCTTCAGACGGTCGTTATCCAGCAAGATCTTAGCATGTTCTCGGTCAAGAGCATGGAACGATACTCGGAAATCAACGATCAAACGGCCAAATCGGCCCAGATCTTCCTGGGCGCGCTTCCGATATTGCTGCTATATCCATTCCTGCAGCGTTTCTTTATTAAAGGAATAGTACTGGGCAGCGTTAAAGAGTGA
- a CDS encoding glycoside hydrolase family 78 protein, with product MGLHVYDMRCEYRRNPLGLDDRKPRISWKLSSGARGLMQTAYRIQVAAESRFDHPIWDTGIVSSDHSVLVPYEGAELASRTRYYYRVRVWDNAERESEWSETAYWETALLDSEDWKASWIAPDREDEELPEEIDYLRKEFRSRETLTSARIYATALGVYKLYVNGQPADDAVLTPGWTSYRKRLQYQTFDVTELIQEENNAIGVMLGNGWYAGDLGWMDGRRFYGNRRALLLQLHLTYEDGSEEIVRSDESWTSGSGALRMSELYHGEVYDARLEQDDWHRPGFSARGWRSVRLTNELHGTLVAQQGEPVRIIQQLEPASIFTTPRGEVVLDIGQNLVGWMRFKIESDAGKTIIVRHAEVLDADGNFHTANLRTAKQTIHYICKGGGEETYEPIFSFQGFRYVHVEGLTAEEAAGRFTACVLHTDMEHTGAFRSSDPLLNQLQSNIVWGQKGNFLEVPTDCPQRDERLGWTGDAQAFVRTAAYNFNVAPFFAKWLKDLAADQRPDGGVPHVVPDLPFCGYDSSAWSDAAVIVPWTMYLCYGDKRLLETQYESMRSWVEFIRAQGSDEYLWNTGFHFGDWLALDGPGDQVAGATTKELIATAFYAYSTGLLAEAAEALGKSDDLRTYANLRTKIGEAFRREFVTPSGRVACPTQTAYALALMFDLLEEKDRPRTAQMLADHIRESGEQLTTGFIGTPYLCHVLTRFGYNDLAYRLALRREYPSWLYSVTQGATTIWEHWDGIKQDGSFWKDEMNSFNHYAFGAIGDWLYRVVAGIDTDPSGPGYKKIVIKPQIGEGLTEAEAVYQSLYGEIRSAWLLETGDRMQVVVKVPPNTTAEVWLPNAEPESIRESGLTIERVEGILTVDSIETDVRLVIGSGTYLFKFDRVSN from the coding sequence ATGGGCTTACATGTTTATGATATGAGATGCGAATATCGACGTAATCCCCTTGGTTTGGACGATCGGAAGCCTCGAATCAGTTGGAAGCTGTCGTCGGGAGCCAGAGGCTTAATGCAAACGGCTTACCGGATCCAGGTTGCCGCGGAAAGCCGTTTCGATCATCCGATATGGGATACGGGAATCGTTTCTAGCGATCATTCCGTTCTTGTTCCATACGAGGGGGCGGAACTAGCTTCGCGGACGCGATATTATTATCGGGTTCGCGTATGGGATAACGCGGAACGGGAATCGGAATGGAGCGAGACGGCGTACTGGGAGACGGCGCTGCTAGATTCCGAAGATTGGAAGGCGTCATGGATCGCGCCGGATCGCGAAGACGAAGAGCTTCCGGAAGAGATCGACTACTTGCGTAAGGAATTCCGATCTCGAGAAACCCTAACGTCGGCAAGAATCTATGCGACCGCTTTGGGTGTCTATAAGTTATACGTAAACGGTCAACCAGCCGACGATGCCGTATTAACGCCGGGCTGGACGAGTTATCGTAAGCGGCTGCAATATCAAACGTTCGATGTCACCGAGCTTATCCAGGAGGAGAACAACGCCATCGGAGTCATGCTCGGCAACGGGTGGTACGCGGGGGATCTGGGCTGGATGGACGGCCGTCGGTTCTATGGAAATCGACGTGCTTTGCTTCTTCAACTTCACTTGACTTATGAAGACGGGAGCGAGGAGATCGTCAGATCGGACGAATCCTGGACAAGCGGCTCAGGCGCGCTTCGTATGTCGGAGTTATATCATGGCGAAGTTTATGATGCGCGGTTGGAGCAGGATGATTGGCATCGTCCGGGGTTCTCGGCTAGGGGATGGCGGTCTGTTCGATTGACTAACGAGCTCCATGGAACTCTAGTCGCGCAGCAAGGGGAACCGGTAAGGATCATCCAGCAACTCGAGCCCGCTTCGATCTTCACGACCCCTCGAGGAGAAGTCGTACTCGACATAGGTCAAAATCTGGTCGGGTGGATGCGATTCAAGATCGAATCGGATGCCGGCAAGACGATTATCGTTCGGCATGCCGAGGTGCTCGATGCGGATGGCAACTTTCATACGGCCAACCTTAGAACAGCGAAACAGACCATTCATTACATTTGCAAGGGGGGCGGAGAAGAAACTTACGAGCCGATCTTCAGCTTTCAAGGATTTCGCTATGTACACGTCGAAGGCCTGACAGCCGAAGAAGCGGCAGGCCGATTCACGGCGTGCGTTCTTCACACCGATATGGAGCATACAGGCGCCTTTCGCAGTTCCGACCCCTTACTAAATCAGCTTCAATCGAATATCGTCTGGGGACAGAAGGGGAACTTCTTGGAAGTCCCGACCGATTGTCCGCAACGAGACGAGAGGTTAGGCTGGACCGGCGACGCTCAGGCGTTTGTTAGAACGGCGGCGTATAACTTCAACGTCGCTCCGTTCTTCGCGAAATGGCTAAAGGATTTAGCGGCCGATCAACGGCCGGACGGCGGCGTTCCGCACGTCGTTCCGGATTTGCCCTTCTGCGGCTACGATTCCTCCGCTTGGTCGGATGCGGCGGTTATCGTGCCTTGGACGATGTATTTGTGCTATGGAGACAAGCGATTGTTGGAAACCCAGTACGAGAGCATGAGAAGTTGGGTCGAATTTATTAGGGCGCAAGGTTCCGACGAATATTTGTGGAATACGGGCTTTCACTTCGGCGATTGGCTCGCGCTAGACGGGCCGGGCGATCAGGTCGCGGGCGCCACGACCAAGGAGTTGATCGCGACCGCTTTCTACGCTTATTCGACCGGGCTGCTCGCGGAAGCGGCGGAAGCTCTTGGCAAGTCAGACGACTTGCGGACTTACGCGAATTTACGAACGAAGATCGGCGAAGCCTTCCGGCGGGAATTCGTCACTCCGAGCGGCAGAGTCGCATGTCCGACTCAGACGGCGTACGCGCTGGCGCTCATGTTCGACCTCTTGGAAGAGAAGGACCGTCCGCGGACCGCGCAGATGCTAGCCGACCACATCCGAGAAAGCGGGGAGCAGTTGACGACTGGGTTCATCGGTACGCCATACCTATGCCACGTGCTGACCCGCTTCGGGTATAATGATCTTGCATACCGTCTTGCGCTGCGGCGGGAATACCCTTCTTGGTTATATTCCGTTACCCAGGGAGCGACGACCATCTGGGAGCATTGGGACGGCATTAAGCAAGACGGTTCCTTCTGGAAAGACGAAATGAACTCATTCAATCATTACGCCTTCGGGGCGATCGGGGATTGGCTGTACCGGGTCGTCGCGGGGATCGATACCGATCCGAGCGGGCCGGGCTACAAGAAGATCGTGATCAAGCCTCAGATCGGAGAGGGATTGACGGAAGCGGAAGCCGTGTACCAATCGCTATACGGGGAAATCCGATCCGCATGGCTTCTCGAAACAGGGGATCGTATGCAGGTCGTCGTCAAGGTGCCGCCGAATACGACGGCTGAAGTGTGGCTGCCAAATGCCGAACCGGAGTCCATACGGGAGTCGGGATTGACGATCGAACGGGTAGAAGGTATTCTAACGGTTGATTCGATCGAGACGGACGTTCGCTTAGTGATCGGATCCGGAACCTATCTATTTAAATTTGACAGAGTAAGCAACTAA